The following is a genomic window from Burkholderia cepacia ATCC 25416.
GGCGCGCGTGCAACTGCTCGACCGCAAAGCGGGCGACTGCCTGCCCGAGGAAGTCGTCGTTCGCGAGCATCCGGAACGTGGTGCGATAGCCGAGACGCGTGAACGCCGGATTGGTGGCCGACGGCGTCAGCTCCGCGATGTTCGCCGTCGCGTAGAGCCGCGCGACGGCGATCGACGTCCCCGAATTCTGGTGGCCGATCACAGCGCTGACGTGCGTATCGACGAAGCGCTGCGCGACCGTCGTCGCGACCTTCGGGTCGGCCTGGTCGTCCTGCGCGTCGAGCACGAACGTGACCGGATGCCCGGCGACGCCTGGATGCGCCGCGTTGATTTCGTCGATCGCGAGCCGAATGCCGCGCGCGCTGTCCTCGCCGAAATGCGCCTGCGCACCCGTGAGCGCGCCGGCAAAACCCACGACGACCGTATCCGCGCCGAACGCGGGAACGGCCGGTACAAGCGACACAAGTGGCACCAGCAGCACGAGCGGCGCCAGCAGCAGATGTCGGAAACGCATGATGTTTTCCTCGCAGCTTCATCGTTGACGGGTGCTACGATTATCGGCAGCCGTCGCGAAATCCGATAAACATCGGGCGGCATCATTCGCGAGTTTGTTTCGTTTTTTCTCTCCGAAGGAAATCCGATGAATCCCGCCGCCACACCGCTCGACGATTTCGACCTGCGGATCCTCGCCCGCCTCCAGCACGACAACCAGATCACCAACCAGGCGCTCGCCGCCGAGATCGGCCTGAGCCCGCCCGCATGCCTGCGCCGCGTGAAGCGGCTGCGCGACGAGCGCTATATCCAGCAGGACGTTTCCGTCGTCGATCCGACCAAGGTCGGCCTCCCGTTGACGATGCTCGTCCTCGTGCAGGTCGAGCGCGAACGGGTCGACCTGCTCGACGAATTCAAGCGGTTCCTGAAGTCGCTGCCGGAAGTCATGCAGTGTTATGTGGTGACGGGGCGCGCCGATTTCGTGCTGATGATCGCGATGCGCGACATCGACCACTACGAGGAGTTTTCCACGCGCGTATTCCGGCAGCACCACAACATTCGTCACTTCGAAACGATGGTCGTGATGTCGCGCGTCAAGGTCGGGCTGTCGCTGCCGATCGACATCGCGTAACGATCGCCGCAATGAAAACGGGCGCCGTCGGGCGCCCGCATCGTCCGGCGGCATCGGCCGCGCGCGTCAGGTCACCGGCGCCGGATTGAACAGCGTCAGCGCATTCGCGAGCTTCCACTGCTCGGCCCACGTGCGGCGCTTGCCGCTCGCGACGTCGAGCATCAGCCGGAACAGTTCCCAGCCGGTGTCCTCGATCGTCGCCGCGCCGGTCGCGATCCGCCCCGCGTCGAGATCCATCAGGTCGTGCCAGCGGCGCGCGAGATCGCTGCGCGTCGCGACCTTGATCACCGGCACCTGTGCGAGGCCGTACGGCGTGCCGCGGCCGGTCGTGAAAACGTGCAGGTTCATCCCGGCCGCGAGCTGCAGCGTGCCGCAGATGAAGTCGCTCGCGGGCGTCGCCGCATAAAGCAGCCCCTTCTGCTTCGCGCGATCGCCGGGACGCACGACACCGGCGATCGGCGCGCTGCCCGACTTCACGATCGAGCCCATCGCCTTCTCGACGATGTTCGACAGGCCGCCCTTCTTGTTGCCGGGCGTCGTGTTCGCGCTGCGGTCGACGCGGCCGCGCTGCAGGTAACGGTCGTACCAGTCCATCTCGCGAATGATCTCGCGCGCAACGTCCTCGTTCGCCGCACGCGACGTGAGCTGCGCGACACCGTCACGCACTTCCGTCACCTCGGAGAACATGATCGTCGCGCCCGCGCGCACCAGCAGGTCCGCCGCGAAGCCGACGGCCGGATTCGCGGTGAGCCCCGAGAACGCGTCGCTGCCGCCGCACTGCACGCCGACGACGAGATCCGACGCAGGGCACGTCTCGCGGCGGCGGCGGTTCAGCCGCTCGAGATGCGATTCGGCCATCTTCATGATCGAGTCGATCATCGAGTTGAAGCCGACGTGCGCGGCGTCCTGCAGGCACACGACACCGCCGTTGTCGCCGGCGCCGTCGGCCGCCACCGGAATCGCGCCGGGCGGCAGCAGGCGCTCGGGCTGAAGCTTCTCGCAGCCGAGGCTCACGGTCATCACCTCGCCGCCGAAGTTCGGATTCAGGCTGATGTTGCGCAGCGTACGGATCGGGATGTCGGCGTCGGGCGCGTCGATCGCGACGCCGCAGCCGTACGTGTGCTCGAGCCCGACCACGTCGTCGACGTTCGGGTAGCGCGGCAGCAGCTCGGCCTTGATCCGCCGCACCGCATGCTCGACGACGCCCGACACGCACTGCACGGTCGTCGTGATCGCGAGGATGTTGCGCGTGCCGACCGAGCCGTCGGCATTGCGGAAGCCCTCGAACGTATAGCCTTCGAGCGGCGGCAGCGGCGGCGCGGCACGCGTCGCGAGCGGCAGGTCGTCGAGCCCCGGCGGCTCGGGCATGCGCATCGTGCGCTCGTTGACCCAGCTGCCGCGTCGCAGCTCGGCCAGCGCATAACCGATCACCACGTTGTAGCGGACGATCGGGTCGCCGGCCGCGAGATCGACCAGCGCGACCTTGTGCCCCTGCGGCACGCCTTCGCGCAGCGTCAGCCCGTCGGCGAACGTCGCGCCCTCGGGCAGGCCGCCGTCGTTGACGACGATCGCGACGTTGTCGTCCGGATGCACACGGATGTAGAGCGGGGAAGCAGTCATCGGAAATCCTGGAGGCTATCGGCCATATTGTTAGTCATCATACGACATTCAACTCCGGCCGGCGATGCTGCGTAAACCCTTATCCGGAAAGACCCTATCATTTACCCGCCAGCAAACCGCTTGCGTGGTCCTTCCCCTCGTTGTACGATGACATACAACGACATCGCCAATTTGGCTCGTATGCCGTTCCCGACGAACCAGCACTCGCGCTAGACGGACGACCCAACCATGACTTCACCGCAAGAACTCAAACAGATCATCTCCCACGGCCTGCTGTCCTTTCCGCTGACGGACTTCGACGCCGACGGCAGCTTCCGCCCGTCCACCTATGCCGAGCGCCTGGAAT
Proteins encoded in this region:
- a CDS encoding Lrp/AsnC family transcriptional regulator produces the protein MNPAATPLDDFDLRILARLQHDNQITNQALAAEIGLSPPACLRRVKRLRDERYIQQDVSVVDPTKVGLPLTMLVLVQVERERVDLLDEFKRFLKSLPEVMQCYVVTGRADFVLMIAMRDIDHYEEFSTRVFRQHHNIRHFETMVVMSRVKVGLSLPIDIA
- the garD gene encoding galactarate dehydratase, which codes for MTASPLYIRVHPDDNVAIVVNDGGLPEGATFADGLTLREGVPQGHKVALVDLAAGDPIVRYNVVIGYALAELRRGSWVNERTMRMPEPPGLDDLPLATRAAPPLPPLEGYTFEGFRNADGSVGTRNILAITTTVQCVSGVVEHAVRRIKAELLPRYPNVDDVVGLEHTYGCGVAIDAPDADIPIRTLRNISLNPNFGGEVMTVSLGCEKLQPERLLPPGAIPVAADGAGDNGGVVCLQDAAHVGFNSMIDSIMKMAESHLERLNRRRRETCPASDLVVGVQCGGSDAFSGLTANPAVGFAADLLVRAGATIMFSEVTEVRDGVAQLTSRAANEDVAREIIREMDWYDRYLQRGRVDRSANTTPGNKKGGLSNIVEKAMGSIVKSGSAPIAGVVRPGDRAKQKGLLYAATPASDFICGTLQLAAGMNLHVFTTGRGTPYGLAQVPVIKVATRSDLARRWHDLMDLDAGRIATGAATIEDTGWELFRLMLDVASGKRRTWAEQWKLANALTLFNPAPVT